In Leptospira montravelensis, the genomic window GGGAACTACAGGAACCACTACAAGTAACACCAATAACACTCGTTTTACTGTCATTTCTCAGTTAATTTTTAAAACCAAAGAAACGCTCAATCTACGTTTTACCTATGACAGCACTCAGATCCAGGGGAAAATTGATCCGCAACAAGGGTTTGTCCTTGCCGGTGGCCTTTTTGGAAGAACTGTCCAAGGAACACAAGGGACTGTCGAGTGGTTCAACCAAGGGATCAATATTGATACAGCGATCCAAAGTGCACAACAAATCTCCTTTTTTAACCTAGAAATCACCTTAAATGGAACTTACAGCACTACTGCAACATCCACTACCTCAGTATTGAATTCTTGTAATACACTAGACAGTGTAAACTGTACTTCGGGAACTTCGACAACACAATGTTTTACCTCTGATAACAAAACCTGTTTAGTGCAAAATACAAGCACGGATGCAAAGTCCGTGATCATTCGCGGAACATTAAAATGTAACGCCCCAAATATTGTGCCGCAATAAAAATATCCAAATAACGATCGTTACGATTGTATAAATTTCTTTTTTGTCTCTGTATCCTTCCTCTTTCGCTATTAGCGGAAGGGAATGAAGGTCTTTGGCACTTAGGAACCAATCCAAACATTAAACTAACAGAGCTTAGTAACAAAGATTATAATTCACTTTTTTATTTTGGATTCACTAAAGACAGTCACTTCTATTTAATCAACTTAGAAGAAAGTTCCTCCCGATACTTTCATTTCGAAAATGGTATGATTTCCGAATTGGATTGTGAATTATACCAAGAAGGGAAAAAAGTCTCTGAAATCAAAACAGGATTAGTCCGAAAAAAACTTCCTGAAGTTTCTTTCACAGGCGGGTTTGTTTTTCCCGCAAAAGAAAAAGGAACTTACTTAATTCGAATCCGATCGGAAGATACACATAGAATCAATTTCAGAATCCGCGATGAATTTAGTTTACATAAATTTACCAAATCCATTTCGCTTTGGCAAGGTTTCTACTTTGGGTTATGTATTTTGGTTTGTCTACTCTCTGCAACACAGTATATTATTTTAAGAGAGCGAGTTTATCTTTTACTGACTTTCGCAACCATTTCCATTCTCTTTACAAATGTATTGAGATCGGGACTATTTTACGAATACGGGTTTAGTAATTGTGAATGGTTTTATAGATATGTTCCTGGACTCGTTTCTTTAAGTCCCTTTGGGCTTGTACTCTTTTTGCGAGAATTTTTACATTCCAAAAAAAACTATCCCAACGCTGACAAATATATAGTTTTTTATGCTTATTCTTTATTAGTTTCCATTTTCATCGTATTTATTGATCTCCAACTTTATTTTCGATTCATATATGCGAATAGTCTAATATTTTCCACTACTAACTTTAGTTTTGCAATATACTGCATGATTAAAAGAAAAGAAAACGCAAATGTTTTGTTTTACGCATTTCTCGTGAGACAGATAAGCACAACTTTATTAATTTCTGCAAATCTAGGATATTTACCTTCATTTCCTTTTTTAAGTTCCGCAAACGAAATTGGTGCGGCTGTTCAAATGACAATTTTTACAATTGCGATCTCTAAATTCCAAATCCAAAATCGTATCAAAAAAGAACAAACTGTAACTAAAGAAAACGAAGAATTAGAAACTATGGTTTTAGAGAGAACCAAAGAGATACAAACACAAAAAGAAAAATTAGAAAAGGCATTACTACAAATCAGTCATACAGAAAACCAATTGGTATTTTCAGAAAAGATGTCTGAGTTGGGGAAATTAGTTGCGGGAGTTGCCCACGAGATCAACAATCCGCTTAGTGCAATCAAAGCTTCCATTGAATCGTTAATTGAATCTAAAGACAATGAAATTAAGAATCTAGGATCCAAGGAAAATATCTATTCTTCACTCAATCCAACTGAAGTGAAAACCCTTCGCAAAATGCTAACTTATCAATCCGATTTTGGATTAGTTGCAAGTTATACGGAACGAAAGGACAAAAAAGCAAGTCTTAAAAAAAGCTGCAAAGATAATGATTTAGAATTCGAAGATGCTATATTCGAAAGATTTTTAGATGTCGGAATTACTAAGTTGTATGATGAGGAAATGGAACTACTGAAGGCAGATAAGGAAAAACTAACAAACCTAATTCTAGAGGAAAAAAATTTTAAACTCCATTTATCGATCATTCAAATTGCAGTCGATCGATCTTCAAAAATCATCCTTGCCCTTAAAAACTTTTCTCGAGTTACAAAAGCTGAAGAAAGACGAATATTCACTCTACTTGAAAATATCGAAACAGTAATCACCATTTATCAATATAAAATGCGTGGAAAAGTTTCTTTAAAAAAAACCTTTATTACGGACGCTACAATTCTCGGTTGGCCAGAAGATTTAATTCGTGTATGGACAAACTTAATCTTAAACGGATTGGAAGCGATGAATCAAAAAGGAAATCTAATGATTACCACCGAAAAAAAAGGCAATTTGGTCGAAGTGAAAGTAATCGATAATGGTCCAGGTATACCGCTAGAGATTCAAAACAAAATATTTGATCCTTTTTTCACCACCAAAAATCATGGGGATGGAACAGGCATGGGTTTAGGAATCACAAAATCAATTATAGAAAAACACAAAGGAAATATCTATATAGAATCGGAACCTGGCAGGACTTGTTTCTCAATTCAACTACCTGTCATCGAATTCATAGATCCCAACGAACCTTTTGTTGAAGAAACTTAAAACTAAATTACGTTAAACGATCTAATTGTTCTACGAATAAATCTCGTTCGGCACTTTTTGGAAATTGATTTAGGTAACTCAATAGGTAGTTTTTTTCTGAATTTAATTCTTTATGCAAAAGTTCTGAAACTTTTTTAGATTCCATCAAATTAAGAATATATGATTCATCAGAAGAATCTCTTTCTTCTTTTTTAAAAACAGATTCTAACTTTCTTTTTTCTATCAAACCAAGTTGGTTACGCAAAATAAGAACTGGATAAGTAAATAATCCATTTTTAAAATCTTTTAAAAACTCCTTACCGCTCGCACTTGATTCTACAAAATAATCCAAAAAATCATCTTTCTTTTGGAAAAGTTTTCCTAACCTAACACCAAAATCACGAATAGACAATCTTTCTTTTTTGGATTTTCCTGCAAGGATGGCTGCTGATTCTGTACATACACCGAAAAGTGACGCAGTTTTTCCATAAATGATCGAATCGTAAACCTTTAAGGAAATTTTGGGATTTTTTTCCCATTCCATCTGCAAAAGTTCACTCACAGAAAGATCTTTTAAAACTTGGGAAAAAATATCCATTAATTCTGGATTCCCCAATGAGTTCAGTCGACTGATCCCACAAGCTAACAGATAATCGCCGGCGAGGATGGCGGTTTTATTTCCAAACAAGGACCCAATGGTTGGTTTGCCCCGTCGGATAGGTGCATTGTCTACCACGTCATCATGTAGTAAACTTGCAGCATGAATGAGTTCTGCCACACTACCTACATCTAGCCAACTAACATCTTTTACATTCAAAAACTGACAAAATAGGTAATGCGAAAAAGGTCGAATCCGTTTTCCACCAGAAGTGATTACATGTTTTTTGATTTTTTTGAGAACAGGAATATCTTCCTTTATAATTCCATCTAAGTTTTTATCAAACTTGGCTAAGATGGATTGGATACGAAGCTTCGAATTCATTGATTATTCCACATGCGTGGATCTGCTTTCGAGAATCTGAAGGTGATCCTTTATGATATATTCCATTTCTTTTGTCTGGTTATCGCGATAAATATGGATCAGGTTCCTACACATACGTTTGATCATGGATAGAGTGGATGCTTTTGTGAAATATTTTGGTGAATTAGAATATCCATTGGCTTCCAAAAATTTTTCACAAGTAAACTTATCTAACAAAACACCACCATGAAATGGATCAATATAAGTAAAGTATCCTTCCGATTCGTATTGCAAAAGAAAATGAAGTGGTAAATTGGTTCCATAAAGTGGAAGACCCAACCTTTGGCCAACTAACAAGTAAACTACGGAAAGTGTAATTGGAATCCCTAACCTACTTTTGATCACTTGGTAAAGGTAAGAATTTCCTGGATCGTTGTAATTTTGGATATTTCCAACAAATCCTTCTTCTTGGAATAAAACTTGGCAAAGAATTTGCACTTTTAATTCATCTGTCAAATATCCAGAATGATCATCGTATAACTCAGAAACCCGTAGTGCAATTCGATCCAATTCATGTTTGATTTCTGCATAGTTTTGGTCAGGAAAACCAATACTAGAAAGTTGGACTGTCATCTCTTCTAAGTCTTTATAATGATTTGTATTCCCACGTAACGTGAGTTTAAAGAAAGAATGACGTAACCTGTGACGAGTGATTTCTGATTTTAAGTTCCGTGCTTGTACTCGTAGGTATGGATCTTTTACTTCATCTAAGGCAGATTCTAATTGGATCTGCCAAGGAATTCGAGATGCAATGAGTTTTAATAAAAAACGTTTTTTTTCGGGTGGGGCAACTTCCCAATCATACAATAATCGAGTGATATCATCCGGATAAAAGTCAGGAAAGGAAGTTTGTCCCATGCAAAAACTATCTCGATAAAAACAAAAATGTCAATCGAATCTAAAAGTTTAAACCAATTCTGCCAGAGCTTGCGCTTCTTGTTCTTTATTCGGAGGTGTTCCATGCCACTTAGGATTATTTTCCATATAAGAAACACCTTTTCCTAAAATAGTTCTAAAGACTATGAGTGTAGGTCCACCGGTATGTTGTTTAGCTTTTGCAAAGGCTGCAAAAATTTCTTCCATATTATGTCCGTCTGCATTGATCACATTCCAACCGAACATTTCGAACTTTTTATCTAATGGTTCCAACTTCATTACTTCTTCAGTGTTACCATCGATTTGAATATAATTACGATCCATAAATGCAATGAGATTGTCAGTTTTAAAATGAACCGCCGACTGTGCAGCTTCCCAAGTCATTCCTTCACCACATTCACCGTCAGAAATACATGTATAAATTTTATATGTCTCTTTTTTTAATTTTGCACCAAGAGCAAGTCCTACTGATACAGACAGACCTTGTCCAAGGGAACCTGAACTAGATTCGAGTCCTTTCATATAACGAGTGGAAGGATGGCCTTGGAGATAAGAATTTATATTTCGAAACGTAAGGAGATCTTCTACAGGGAAATATCCGGATAGGCCCATTGAAGCATATCGAACCGCACATACGTGACCATTGGAAAGAATGAGTCTGTCTCTTTCGGCCCAATCAGGATTTTTTGGATCATGGTTTAAAACAGAAGTATATAGGGCCGCATAAATATCAGCAAGTCCAAGAGGACCACCTGGGTGACCAGAGTTGGCAGCAGTGACCATTTTAATTACTTGGATTCGGATATCTTTTGCAAACTTCTTTGCGACTTCAATTTTTTCCATGAACATTCCTTAAAGCGGTTTTGATTGAAATAAAAACAGACCGGAGATATAAACAATCGTGTACAACGGCAAAAAGATGTAATGCAATTTTACATGTAAGTTACGTTTTCTTTTCCATCCTAAATAACCCATACACAGCATAAGTATGAGGGCTATGGCTGCAAAAAATCGATGGATATGAATAATGATTTCTGGGGCAGTCGGATAAATCTGGTGAACAGCAATACCACCTAACAAATATTTCATGCCCAAAAGATAAACAGCGGCGGTGAGATTTGCCAAAATACCGATTGTATTGAAGAATCTATGTAGTTTTTGGTCTCTCTTGCGAAAGAAATAACCCAAATAGAATCCAATTATGGAAATCGTCATGAGAGAATTGACCAAAAACAGTGCCATCTCCTGTCATTCTGAAAGAATCCGCCTCCGCTCAAAGAATTTTTATTTGACCTTAACAGCTTTTCACAAAAATTGGATATGCATGCCGCCTTAGCTCAGTGGTAGAGCAGCTGTTTTGTAAACAGCCGGTCGGAGGTTCAAATCCCTCAGGCGGCTCCATGCAACTTCTTCGGGTAGGTACTCAAGTGGCCAACGAGGGCAGACTGTAAATCTGCTGGTTTTACCTTCGAAGGTTCGAATCCTTCCCTGCCCAAACGAAGAAGACTCTTTACCACAATCTAAATCACCCAGTTTAACATCTTAGTTCTATAGAAAAAATAAGCCCCGTCTTTTTTTCTTTGCAATTGCACACCAAATTGTCCGCGTTTCGATCGCACCACTGAAACGAAATTCATAGATTCTTGCCCTTCCCAACTTACAGTAGGAAACAATTGTTTGCCAGATCCATCATAAAAGGCCCATTGTGTTTCTTCTGTTTCTGAAAGTTCCTCAGTAAAGAATTGATCCAAACTCACTTCTGTTTCTGGTAAAAATTGGCAAGTCATGGAAGGAGATATCGGATTTCGACCAAAAACTAACAAAGGTTTTTGTTTGCAAAATCGAATTTGGTCTCGTGATGATCCGACAAGTTCCAATCGTAACGTTTGATCTGGAGTGACCAAAAAATTAGCGAATAGAGAAGAGGTGAAGAGAAAAACCAAACCGATAACAAAACCTATTGTTTGAGATTTTTTTTTCATTAGTTTGTCCCTGGGAAAAGAATGGTTAAAAATTCATTCCCTTCTCTCTCAGCTAAAATACGAATACTAGGTTCATAAGTTTTCCAAGAAATGTTTGGGTTGGGAGAACAATAAAGATTTAAGAGAGTTTCAATTTCATCTGTGGAGGACGTTGCAAATTTAAAAATAGAACACATCTCTTTGGAATTTCCTTTTAAAACAAGTGATTTCGTTGTCTCTAAATCCCCTCTTGGTTTGGATGCAAAACTTCCACTCATTCGAAAGTATCTGGCAGATAAATCATAATCAGCAGATTGACGGTAATAAACACCCATCAAATACAATACATCAGATTTTTCTTGGTCAGTGCGTTCCCTGTCCGTATCACCTAAAATTGTTTTTAAAAATTCTTTACCTGAGTCAGCACTAATTTTAAATTCCGAAATCCCAATAAAAAGAGGGGTTTTTGCCATACTAGGATTTTCTGCATAAATTGATAAAATCGCTTTATATTGTTTACGTTTCAAAAGAACGATGGATGCAAATTCATATAACTTTTGTGAGTTGGCTAGTTTCAGATGTTCCGACAATTCAGAAAATTTTTCGGGAGACGACTTACTAGCCAACACATAGGTTGCAGAAAGTTCAGAAACACCAATGGGTTTATAAATTTCTGCTAAGTTTGTCCAGATCCATCCTCTATCTTTTGTTGGGATGAGAGATGGATACTTACTTCCTAAAAACAAGGCATCTAACAATTTTCCATGTTTTTTGTATAAAAAGAAAAGTCTAGATACGACAGCCTTTTGTAATTTTCCAGAAGGTTTTTGTGTTAATGCTTTTTCATATAGAGGGATTGCAAATAGAGTATTCAATTGTTCCATTTCATACCCAGCTTCATAATAAGAATTTGCAAACAATGATGGAGAGAATCCCCAGAAGGTTATAATTAAAGAAAATCTAACGAACGCTAAAAGATAAATTTTCATTTAATACAACCCCTTCATCAAATCTTTGTTCTCTGTGTGCGTTGCTTTATGATCTTCTGTACAAATTCCTTCAGGAGGATAATCGGAAAGATAGAACTCATTGGCTGCAGGACAATTGGGACCTGCTTGTTTCCCCGTTAAAGCACATATTTTATATGGTTTTGCATACACAGGTTGGCTAAATTGAATTTTAGGAATAATATTTTTTTTATCTATAGATGAAACAATCTCTCCCCAAAGCGGAGCAGCCACTGCCCCACCCAGTCCACTTGGGCCCATTCCAAATTTTGGATTGTCGTATCCAATCCATACAGCCAAAGCTAAATCAGGTCTTGCTCCCACAAACCAGGCATCTTTATAATCATTAGTAGTTCCTGTTTTTCCAATCAAATCTCCCGCATAACCGCCGTTTCTCACACCACTGGCCTTACCACTATCTCTGAGGAGAGAGATCATCACTTCTGCCGTATCAGGGCGGATAACTTGACGTTCTGGTGGTAATTTTAACTTAAATTCGTCAGAACCACCGGCTTCATATAGTACAACACCCTTGGCATTTTTAATCCTTTGGATAAGATAAGGACGTTTTACCGTACCTTGGTTCACAAAACCTGTAAAGGCAGATGCCATCTCCAAAGGAGAAATTTCTAAAGTGCCAAGTGCCAAAGATAAATCGCCTCGATAACGTGCTTTTTTTTCGTTATCGTTAGGGAAAAAATACTTTGTAAAATAACGTTCAATGCCAGCACTTCCCAATCGTTCTGCGACTTGTACAGCTGCTGTGTTTTTTGATTTCACAAGGGCTGTACGAAGAGAAATTTCTCCATCAAAATTTCCTCCCAAGTTTTCAGGTGCCCATTCCTTTCCACCACCGCCACGGTAATACAAAGGTGCATCCAAAATCCTTGTCCCCGATTGAATCACTCCTGCATCAATGGCTGAGGCGTATAACACAGCTTTGATGGAACTTCCGGTTTGTCTACGCATTTGAGTGGCACGGTTAAATTGGTTCTGCGAATTAAATTCTTCTCCACCATGTATAAACAGAACCTGTCCTGTGTTTGGTTGTATTCCGACAATTGCTGCCTGCACTACACTTGTATCTTTTTCAGAATCCAAACTGTCTGTATTCCAAACTAGTTCATTTAAGATACTCACTTCTTCCATTTTTTGGCGAAATGCTAAATCGAGTGGAGATTCTGGTTTTAAGCGAATTCTCTTTTTTTGGATTTTCCCAGACTTTCTTGTTTTGGCCAAATATTCACGCACTATAGGACCAATCAGTTCTTGTGCACCCCGATCCAAAGTAGTTTCTACAGTGTAACCACCACTTTCGTAAATATTCTTATCGCCTTCCAAGGAAGAAAGAATTCCACGAACATGTTCTGTTACATAAGGTGCCATATCTTGTCTCGAACCAAAAACAGTTTCATTGGGAGAACGAGTAGAGAGATTATGATAAAAACTAACAAACTTTTCACGATCTAAATTCGGATAAATACCTCGATTCCGAAACATTTGTAATATGGCACGAACACGAGTGTATGAATCTTCTGGATTTTTAAGTGGTGAATATTTGTTAGGTGCAGAAGGTAGAGATGCAAGTAACACCATTTCTTCTTTACTTAACTCCATTGGATTCTTTTGAAAATAAAACTTTATCCCTTCACCAAATCCAAATGCTCCATGACCTAAATAAACATGGTTCATATAGGTTTCTAAAATCTGTTCTTTGGTAAGTACAGATTCCAAAGCGAATGCCAGTTGTGCTTCTCTCCATTTACGGTTCAAACTTTTACGTCGATCATCCAGAATGATTCTTGCTAATTGTTGTGTAATGGTCGAAGCACCTTGTTTATAACTTAGATTAATAATGTTTTTAAAAAATGCTCTGAGAATTGCCGAGTAATCGATCCCACCATGAAAGAAAAACTTTTGGTCTTCAATATTCAAAAGGATCGAAATCATATCCTCTGGATAATCTTGCAAACGTAAGGTGGAAGTTCTTTTTTGAAAAATTTCACTTACCATCTGCCCGTTACGATCTAAAATTTTTGTCGGAATATTTTTGGAAAGGGACTCCAGATACAAAGGAACTTCTTTTTTAGTCGCAAGCACTCCCGCTACAAAGTAGGAAAAACCAAGTATAAATAAAAAGAGACATACAGAAGTGACTGTAAATAGCAATTTCCAATAAGAAAAGGAAGGGGATTTTCTACTTCCACTTACCAGTCTTTGTTTGAGAGGTTTTGGTTTAAACCTACGTTCTTCTGGTTCACGTTCGAAAACAACTTTACGTTCCCAAATTGGTTTTGATTTGGATTGGGTTTGGTCCTTAATGGAACTTGGCTTTGGTAAAGGTGTTGTCGGAATTTTAAAGGTTTGGAAGGACTGCGATTCATCCAAAACTTCTGGTTCTTTGGGTACTACTTGCAAAATTTCGAAACGATAGTCTATGAAATTTAAAATTACCTTTTCTTTACAGTGAGCGCAAGTTAGCTGAAACTTTCCTTCTTTTGGGATTGGTTCCGGTAAACGAGATGCCTTTTGGCAGTGAGGACAGAGATATTTTGGAGAAAGTGCCGACATAGGTTCTCCCTATTCTTATCGGCCGTTTGTTAAAATTACAAAATCAGCGATTTTCGCAAAATCCCGACTCTCTTCCCTATCTTTGACAAATCCAGAGAGAACTAAGACCGATAACCCCATTTCTTGTAGTCTGTGGACGACACCACCCAACCTGTCCGAATGAAACCTACCATTTAAGTGGACCACCTTTTTCCCAGTTTTATAGAATTCGCGTGAAATAACCTCGGCCATACCTTGGTCCCAAGTAGCTTGCGCCAAAACCAGGTATTGACTTCCCCCATGACCGGTTCCATGTCCTTGTCCAAATAGTGCAGATAACCTTTGTTTGTATTCCTCAGTCAGATACTTTTCTAA contains:
- a CDS encoding LIC10920 family plasminogen-binding lipoprotein, with amino-acid sequence MFRFIVILFAFSSIFLACGLKNENKAEITILPEGEPSLFFLGEVDNDVTTSCGQATPATATTTGTGTTTGTTGTTTSNTNNTRFTVISQLIFKTKETLNLRFTYDSTQIQGKIDPQQGFVLAGGLFGRTVQGTQGTVEWFNQGINIDTAIQSAQQISFFNLEITLNGTYSTTATSTTSVLNSCNTLDSVNCTSGTSTTQCFTSDNKTCLVQNTSTDAKSVIIRGTLKCNAPNIVPQ
- a CDS encoding ATP-binding protein, whose protein sequence is MYKFLFCLCILPLSLLAEGNEGLWHLGTNPNIKLTELSNKDYNSLFYFGFTKDSHFYLINLEESSSRYFHFENGMISELDCELYQEGKKVSEIKTGLVRKKLPEVSFTGGFVFPAKEKGTYLIRIRSEDTHRINFRIRDEFSLHKFTKSISLWQGFYFGLCILVCLLSATQYIILRERVYLLLTFATISILFTNVLRSGLFYEYGFSNCEWFYRYVPGLVSLSPFGLVLFLREFLHSKKNYPNADKYIVFYAYSLLVSIFIVFIDLQLYFRFIYANSLIFSTTNFSFAIYCMIKRKENANVLFYAFLVRQISTTLLISANLGYLPSFPFLSSANEIGAAVQMTIFTIAISKFQIQNRIKKEQTVTKENEELETMVLERTKEIQTQKEKLEKALLQISHTENQLVFSEKMSELGKLVAGVAHEINNPLSAIKASIESLIESKDNEIKNLGSKENIYSSLNPTEVKTLRKMLTYQSDFGLVASYTERKDKKASLKKSCKDNDLEFEDAIFERFLDVGITKLYDEEMELLKADKEKLTNLILEEKNFKLHLSIIQIAVDRSSKIILALKNFSRVTKAEERRIFTLLENIETVITIYQYKMRGKVSLKKTFITDATILGWPEDLIRVWTNLILNGLEAMNQKGNLMITTEKKGNLVEVKVIDNGPGIPLEIQNKIFDPFFTTKNHGDGTGMGLGITKSIIEKHKGNIYIESEPGRTCFSIQLPVIEFIDPNEPFVEET
- a CDS encoding polyprenyl synthetase family protein; amino-acid sequence: MNSKLRIQSILAKFDKNLDGIIKEDIPVLKKIKKHVITSGGKRIRPFSHYLFCQFLNVKDVSWLDVGSVAELIHAASLLHDDVVDNAPIRRGKPTIGSLFGNKTAILAGDYLLACGISRLNSLGNPELMDIFSQVLKDLSVSELLQMEWEKNPKISLKVYDSIIYGKTASLFGVCTESAAILAGKSKKERLSIRDFGVRLGKLFQKKDDFLDYFVESSASGKEFLKDFKNGLFTYPVLILRNQLGLIEKRKLESVFKKEERDSSDESYILNLMESKKVSELLHKELNSEKNYLLSYLNQFPKSAERDLFVEQLDRLT
- a CDS encoding transglutaminase-like domain-containing protein, with the translated sequence MGQTSFPDFYPDDITRLLYDWEVAPPEKKRFLLKLIASRIPWQIQLESALDEVKDPYLRVQARNLKSEITRHRLRHSFFKLTLRGNTNHYKDLEEMTVQLSSIGFPDQNYAEIKHELDRIALRVSELYDDHSGYLTDELKVQILCQVLFQEEGFVGNIQNYNDPGNSYLYQVIKSRLGIPITLSVVYLLVGQRLGLPLYGTNLPLHFLLQYESEGYFTYIDPFHGGVLLDKFTCEKFLEANGYSNSPKYFTKASTLSMIKRMCRNLIHIYRDNQTKEMEYIIKDHLQILESRSTHVE
- a CDS encoding transketolase, with product MEKIEVAKKFAKDIRIQVIKMVTAANSGHPGGPLGLADIYAALYTSVLNHDPKNPDWAERDRLILSNGHVCAVRYASMGLSGYFPVEDLLTFRNINSYLQGHPSTRYMKGLESSSGSLGQGLSVSVGLALGAKLKKETYKIYTCISDGECGEGMTWEAAQSAVHFKTDNLIAFMDRNYIQIDGNTEEVMKLEPLDKKFEMFGWNVINADGHNMEEIFAAFAKAKQHTGGPTLIVFRTILGKGVSYMENNPKWHGTPPNKEQEAQALAELV
- a CDS encoding transglycosylase domain-containing protein, which produces MSALSPKYLCPHCQKASRLPEPIPKEGKFQLTCAHCKEKVILNFIDYRFEILQVVPKEPEVLDESQSFQTFKIPTTPLPKPSSIKDQTQSKSKPIWERKVVFEREPEERRFKPKPLKQRLVSGSRKSPSFSYWKLLFTVTSVCLFLFILGFSYFVAGVLATKKEVPLYLESLSKNIPTKILDRNGQMVSEIFQKRTSTLRLQDYPEDMISILLNIEDQKFFFHGGIDYSAILRAFFKNIINLSYKQGASTITQQLARIILDDRRKSLNRKWREAQLAFALESVLTKEQILETYMNHVYLGHGAFGFGEGIKFYFQKNPMELSKEEMVLLASLPSAPNKYSPLKNPEDSYTRVRAILQMFRNRGIYPNLDREKFVSFYHNLSTRSPNETVFGSRQDMAPYVTEHVRGILSSLEGDKNIYESGGYTVETTLDRGAQELIGPIVREYLAKTRKSGKIQKKRIRLKPESPLDLAFRQKMEEVSILNELVWNTDSLDSEKDTSVVQAAIVGIQPNTGQVLFIHGGEEFNSQNQFNRATQMRRQTGSSIKAVLYASAIDAGVIQSGTRILDAPLYYRGGGGKEWAPENLGGNFDGEISLRTALVKSKNTAAVQVAERLGSAGIERYFTKYFFPNDNEKKARYRGDLSLALGTLEISPLEMASAFTGFVNQGTVKRPYLIQRIKNAKGVVLYEAGGSDEFKLKLPPERQVIRPDTAEVMISLLRDSGKASGVRNGGYAGDLIGKTGTTNDYKDAWFVGARPDLALAVWIGYDNPKFGMGPSGLGGAVAAPLWGEIVSSIDKKNIIPKIQFSQPVYAKPYKICALTGKQAGPNCPAANEFYLSDYPPEGICTEDHKATHTENKDLMKGLY